In the genome of Tachysurus vachellii isolate PV-2020 chromosome 9, HZAU_Pvac_v1, whole genome shotgun sequence, one region contains:
- the ces3 gene encoding carboxylesterase 3, producing the protein MRALLILCLAAASVWTAPTQTDSGPVIVLKHGSVRGKYITVRGLDKVVEQYLSIPYAQPPVGPLRLAAPQPVEPWEGVRDGTQHSNICLQDPDDIKLVSEFMSMNFTLTSVSEDCLYLNVYTPSQRLASEKLPVMFWIHGGGLNMGGSISYDGSVLAAYENIIVVIIQYRLSITGFFSTGDKHAQGNWGFLDQIAALQWVQQNIESFGGDPQSVTIAGESAGAISSSLLTLSPLAKGLFHRAIFQSGTATVVPYSKKDTTAFAKVIANVTECDNNSELLVKCLREKTEEDMIKAMKAVKKHKIFLGATVDGEFLTDIAEEVLKSKNFEKVPVLIGVTNHEFGWILPLIFAPPGWEKGMNREAVTLVVNQLVPNATSGASNLIIDEYLKHAQTPEDIRDEFTHMIGDLFMVFPVLKVADYHRDAGANVYMYEFQHRPNIFKDSRPSFVKADHADDLVFVFGACFWNNHITVTGTITEEENQLCKTIMGYWANFVRTGSPNGPGLVNWPLYDASNKYLTLGLKQTEGQGLRQDQLHFFTVELPQKISALHTA; encoded by the exons ATGAGAGCCCTGCTCATTCTGTGTTTGGCTGCTGCCTCTGTTTGGACGGCACCAACTCAAACAG ATTCTGGTCCTGTGATTGTTCTGAAACACGGCAGTGTTCGTGGCAAGTACATAACAGTAAGAGGCTTGGATAAAGTAGTGGAACAGTATCTGTCCATTCCTTATGCTCAGCCACCCGTGGGCCCTCTCCGTCTGGCAGCCCCCCAACCTGTTGAACCCTGGGAGGGGGTGAGAGATGGCACACAGCACTCTAACAT ATGTCTTCAGGACCCAGATGACATTAAGTTGGTGTCAGAATTTATGTCCATGAATTTCACTCTTACGTCTGTCTCAGAGGACTGTCTTTACCTAAACGTGTATACTCCTTCTCAACGCCTAGCATCAGAAAAGTTACCC GTCATGTTCTGGATCCATGGAGGGGGCCTGAATATGGGTGGATCTATTTCATATGATGGATCAGTGCTGGCAGCCTATGAAAACATAATTGTTGTCATCATCCAGTATAGGCTCAGCATAACAGGCTTCTTCAG CACTGGAGATAAACATGCCCAAGGTAACTGGGGCTTTCTGGACCAGATTGCAGCACTTCAATGGGTACAGCAGAACATTGAGAGCTTTGGTGGAGATCCTCAGTCAGTCACTATTGCTGGGGAATCTGCAGGAGCAATCAGTAGCTCCCTTCTG ACCCTTTCCCCACTTGCCAAAGGGCTGTTTCATCGAGCCATCTTTCAGAGTGGGACAGCAACCGTGGTACCTTACTCAAAAAAAGACACCACAGCCTTTGccaag GTAATAGCAAATGTCACAGAATGCGATAATAACTCAGAGCTGCTGGTCAAGTGTTtaagagaaaagacagaagagGATATGATAAAGGCAATGAAGGCTGTTAAAAAG CACAAAATCTTCCTTGGAGCCACAGTGGATGGGGAATTTCTGACAGACATAGCAGAGGAGGTTTTGAAGAGCAAGAATTTTGAGAAAGTTCCAGTGCTAATAGGTGTGACAAACCATGAATTTGGTTGGATCCTCCCTTtg ATTTTTGCACCTCCAGGGTGGGAGAAAGGGATGAACAGAGAGGCAGTGACTCTGGTGGTAAACCAGTTGGTCCCAAATGCG acTTCTGGAGCCAGTAATTTGATAATTGATGAATACCTAAAGCATGCTCAGACTCCAGAGGATATAAGAGATGAGTTTACCCACATGATCGGGGATCTTTTCATGGTGTTCCCAGTGCTAAAGGTGGCTGATTATCATAGAG ATGCTGGAGCAAACGTGTACATGTATGAATTTCAGCATCGTCCCAATATTTTTAAAGACAGCAGACCGAGCTTTGTGAAAGCTGATCATGCAGATGatcttgtctttgtttttggaGCCTGCTTTTGGAATAACCATATTACAGTAACAG GCACAATAACTGAGGAAGAAAATCAGCTGTGTAAAACAATAATGGGATACTGGGCCAACTTTGTTCGCACAGG CTCACCCAATGGACCTGGTCTGGTAAACTGGCCCCTCTATGACGCCTCTAATAAGTATTTGACACTGGGATTGAAACAAACAGAGGGACAAGGACTCAGACAGGACCAATTGCACTTCTTCACTGTGGAGCTGCCTCAGAAGATTTCTGCACTACATACAGCCTGA